TCCACAATTTCATGGCGGAAGAAACTGCGAGCCCATAGGCGGGACTGATGAAAATGAATCCATCTGAACCCCGGAACAGTTCTTTCAGCTCGAGCGACTCGTCCTTTTTCAGAGGGCAATTATCTTCGTGCTCTCGCAGGCAGAGGTAACAGCCGCGGCAGTGATCGATTTGCCTGGCGTTCAGGAACAGGTATTCGACAGCAACAGGAACATTGGCCTGCTTCTCTATGACCGACACCAAGGTCTCTACGATCTTCCTACCGGTCCCGTTCTTCCGCGGACTGCCCAAGACAACCA
This sequence is a window from bacterium. Protein-coding genes within it:
- a CDS encoding flavodoxin family protein — translated: MTTEEDHEIVGLENHVRTEPKKILVVLGSPRKNGTGRKIVETLVSVIEKQANVPVAVEYLFLNARQIDHCRGCYLCLREHEDNCPLKKDESLELKELFRGSDGFIFISPAYGLAVSSAMKLWIERVFSWLHRPFLFGRPVIVLSNAEVYGMEIVANYLGEMLETMGMHVTGKISVASP